In the Clostridium gelidum genome, AGGAGCATACCTCAAAGTTATAATGAAAGATATTATAAAGAAAACTATCTCCAAAATTATATTTAATTTTGGAGATAATGTGCTAAACAATAATATTATTATGAAGTACATTAGACTTACTATTAAACATGAGTTAAAGGTTTTACAATGAATACCTCCACCTAATGGTCTTGTTGAAATTAGAATAACAAAAGACAATAAAAATAAAGGTACTTCATTTAAACTCAAGAATATTAAGAATATTATTATGAATTTGGTTAAATCTCCCAAAACTACTTGAAGTGAATACTGAATTTTCAGTAAATCATTTTTAGTTAAAGATAAATTATTTTTTCCTAAATATTTAGATATTAATGTGGATAGTGATTTTATCATTTTAACCTCACTCGTATTTAAGTAAATATGTTGAATAAATGACTTTACTTAAAATTACTAATGTTTGAGTGAAGTCATTTATTCACTTAAATATATAAAAATATACATTATATTTTGTAAAAATTCAATAATTTTAGTATTAAACGTATATTTTTGGGAATGAAAAGAATATTTTACAAAAAATAAATCCAATATGCAAATTATTTACGTTTAATGCATGATTTTGTATGTTTAGAGGGAAAGATATTTATTTAATTTAAGTATTATGAGAATATGTAATTGCAGATAAAGGATTTTATTATGGAGATTACACTAGATGAAATTCTTGTAGCTGTGTATGGGCTGGCGAGTATAGTGGAGTAGGAAGACCACGTAAAAAAGGTGATTATATCAAATTAAACACTTACTTTCAATCAAAAAAGAATCCTTATTAAGACAACAATAATAAATCTTTATGGAAAAAATCAGTAAGTATAAATAAATATGCTGTTGAAATAATTTTATCAATTTTGATTTATGTTGCTAAAAATACTCATTAGTATTTGAGTAAATATTAGCCAAAGACAACTTCTTTAACTATGTTAGTAAGGATATATCTCCATTAAAATAGAGTTTATGTGCACGTGAATTTGATTTTGAGTGGGTGAAATCTTTCTGAAATATATTTGTAAATGCTCATGAGACAAACGGTTTTAGAGTTTTGCAAAGAATAAAAATTTATATTAATAAAAAGATGGGAGGAAATGTAATGAACTTTTCAAAAAGGAATCCATTATTAAGAAATAATATGGATGAATTTAACGAAATCATAGGCAGCCTAGGAGACGAAATTGATGAACAAAACCTTGAAAACATAGATGGGGGATCAACTCCAGCTTGTGTTGCAGTTGCGTCTGTATGTGCTGTAGTAACAGCAGCTGGTGGAGTTTATGCATGGGCAAATGAGAAGGCAACAGCTAAATATAAATGTGGTGGAGTTTTGACTGCTACTGCTGAGTGCTTTCATTGTTAGTAAAAAACTATATATTAACAGTAATGTACCAGTAAAATAATTTTCAATAGTATAGAATTGGAAATTAATATTTTAACTATACTATTGAAAATTACCCCAATTATAAAATTAGTTATACTAAGAAAGATGAGGAGAGAAAAAATGAACTTTTCAAAAAGAAATCCATTATTAAGAAATAACACACAAGAATTTAACGAGGTAATAGGAAGTCTAGGTCAAGAAATTGCAGAACAAGATCTTGGGGATATAGATGGAGGATCTACTCCACTTTGTGGAGCAATAGTAGCAACAGCATCATCATGGGGATGCGTAGGAACAGTAACAGCAGTATCTGCTGCTGCTACTGCTGCCTCAGCATGGGTAAATGGTAAGGTAACGGCTAAATATAAATGCGGTGGAGTTTTGACTGCTACTGCTGAGTGCTTTTCTTGTTAGTAACTATATGTTAACAGTGATTTAGCAATAAAGTAATCTTAGGAGGCTGTTGCATTATGAATAAAAATTCATTTTGTACAGCCTCTCTTTCATAAATTCAATTAAATTTGCTAAATGTCAGTTATAGAATGAGGTAATGCAACAGCTATTGTTAGGTGTGGTGAGTTATTTTCTTTAAGGAAAGATAAAGTAGTAGGCACTATTTATTCAGACTCCTAAATGATGTTATTCATGGTATCTCAATCTTTCATTATAAAATAGAAAAAAA is a window encoding:
- a CDS encoding accessory gene regulator B family protein — encoded protein: MIKSLSTLISKYLGKNNLSLTKNDLLKIQYSLQVVLGDLTKFIIIFLIFLSLNEVPLFLLSFVILISTRPLGGGIHCKTFNSCLIVSLMYFIIILLFSTLSPKLNIILEIVFFIISFIITLRYAPCPNEKRPVKNKATLKILSLISLTFWSILFFKLSNIQICNCIFISILMQIIQVIIINVKGVVLNAKIYKHFFSHTT
- a CDS encoding plantaricin C family lantibiotic, which produces MNFSKRNPLLRNNTQEFNEVIGSLGQEIAEQDLGDIDGGSTPLCGAIVATASSWGCVGTVTAVSAAATAASAWVNGKVTAKYKCGGVLTATAECFSC
- a CDS encoding plantaricin C family lantibiotic, with amino-acid sequence MNFSKRNPLLRNNMDEFNEIIGSLGDEIDEQNLENIDGGSTPACVAVASVCAVVTAAGGVYAWANEKATAKYKCGGVLTATAECFHC